One genomic region from Methylocystis echinoides encodes:
- a CDS encoding relaxase/mobilization nuclease domain-containing protein, whose amino-acid sequence MTPLPRAESVDRILRGATITGGEDEEKRRTLPQVSGKGQKAAPGDQSKSRKPTVGRGASLTSRAGALAQGYQPAVVKVVSYAHGAARASATANYVDRDDAVLETHEGIELKGREAINAEIGAWSEDFEQRAESQDVSAVRLHVAGLTDRDADRAILKQSVEAAFKGHSYAYRIETLQNGAIEARAVVAFAGTPEQPATEGEKPKTERFSVTERQIGAGDEGFRERVFAPKFEARMKARIEEATGLGQHRLSIEPGAPGHGQSSVIHRLTQLTERAPAISSSGAELKDASAIQAEGRAWRRDLRSFSPRDTMHMIVSAKAGTDVEAFTKSVRSFLHEQFADHKFMFGVHTDKAEAGHIHAHAIVTVRNAEGQKIHPGPEDFRVWRETFAEHAQESALKIVATSAADRASSQSYGPRDKAIADAAERPRLGREARDRAYSSDPANQPLIDNARRRIETARDNPIRFPTTVRQLITGDSALSAWSAVAKEQPHNEIATANVSRLLTSQIAGETLVTLSKLSILPDHNRRPEMALSSEKMNADLKVLNAAVDNVTAVLPEGSQRQFMDRAGAYLEKIAERVDLQRALEMRTPQAQAALQPVVADAQRIAVAETREATASQRVADRAVALERRAASSPDAPAGSPSEIDTKRSLVRHAEQLAAADGLKAVAAQEAQRALMANAAAPLAATVAADARLEELRIKQAATLKALTQDRANVSEAEIEAEQ is encoded by the coding sequence ATGACTCCCCTCCCCCGCGCCGAGAGCGTCGACCGCATTTTGCGCGGCGCGACGATCACGGGAGGCGAGGACGAGGAAAAGCGGCGAACCTTGCCTCAGGTATCTGGGAAGGGGCAAAAGGCAGCGCCCGGCGACCAGTCCAAAAGCAGGAAGCCGACCGTGGGACGCGGGGCGTCTTTGACTTCGCGCGCGGGCGCATTGGCGCAAGGCTATCAGCCCGCCGTCGTCAAGGTCGTCTCTTATGCTCATGGCGCCGCCCGCGCGTCGGCGACGGCGAACTATGTCGATCGCGACGACGCCGTTCTTGAAACCCACGAAGGAATTGAGCTCAAGGGCCGTGAAGCGATCAATGCGGAGATCGGGGCATGGTCCGAGGACTTTGAGCAGCGCGCCGAGAGCCAGGATGTGAGCGCCGTGCGCCTTCACGTTGCCGGTCTAACGGACAGGGACGCCGACCGCGCCATCCTTAAACAGAGCGTCGAGGCCGCCTTCAAGGGCCATTCCTACGCCTATCGGATCGAGACATTGCAGAACGGCGCGATCGAGGCCCGCGCCGTTGTCGCCTTCGCCGGGACTCCCGAGCAGCCCGCAACTGAGGGGGAAAAGCCAAAAACAGAGCGATTCAGCGTCACCGAGCGGCAGATTGGCGCCGGCGACGAGGGTTTTCGCGAGAGGGTGTTCGCGCCGAAATTCGAAGCACGGATGAAGGCGCGGATCGAGGAAGCGACCGGCCTTGGACAACATCGGCTCAGCATAGAGCCGGGCGCGCCGGGCCACGGACAATCGAGCGTCATCCACCGCCTCACCCAGCTCACCGAGCGTGCGCCGGCGATCTCGAGTTCAGGCGCCGAACTCAAAGACGCCAGTGCGATCCAAGCCGAGGGGCGCGCCTGGCGTCGCGATCTGCGATCCTTCTCGCCGCGCGACACCATGCACATGATCGTCTCCGCGAAGGCTGGGACGGACGTCGAGGCTTTCACAAAATCGGTTCGCAGCTTCCTGCACGAGCAATTCGCGGACCACAAATTCATGTTCGGCGTTCACACCGATAAGGCCGAGGCCGGTCATATTCACGCCCATGCGATCGTCACGGTTCGCAATGCGGAGGGGCAGAAAATCCATCCGGGTCCAGAGGATTTTCGCGTTTGGCGCGAGACCTTTGCGGAGCACGCTCAGGAAAGCGCCCTCAAAATCGTCGCCACAAGCGCCGCGGATCGGGCCTCTTCGCAAAGTTACGGCCCCAGGGACAAGGCGATCGCAGACGCCGCCGAGCGGCCACGGCTCGGCCGAGAAGCCCGCGATCGAGCTTATTCGAGTGACCCAGCGAACCAACCGTTGATCGACAATGCGCGCCGGAGGATCGAGACGGCGCGCGACAATCCCATCCGATTTCCAACGACTGTTCGCCAACTCATAACCGGCGACTCCGCGCTATCAGCATGGAGCGCGGTCGCGAAAGAGCAGCCACACAACGAAATCGCCACAGCCAACGTCAGCCGGCTTCTGACCTCGCAGATCGCCGGCGAAACTCTAGTCACCCTATCCAAACTCAGTATACTGCCAGACCATAACAGGAGGCCTGAGATGGCGCTTTCATCGGAAAAAATGAATGCTGATTTGAAAGTGCTCAATGCAGCCGTCGACAACGTCACCGCTGTCCTACCCGAAGGCTCGCAGCGCCAGTTCATGGATCGCGCCGGAGCTTACCTCGAAAAAATCGCCGAGCGCGTCGACTTGCAACGGGCTCTCGAAATGAGAACGCCGCAAGCGCAGGCCGCGCTTCAACCGGTCGTGGCGGACGCCCAGCGGATAGCCGTCGCCGAAACGCGGGAGGCCACAGCCTCGCAACGTGTGGCGGACCGCGCCGTCGCCTTGGAGCGCCGCGCCGCATCGAGCCCGGACGCGCCTGCCGGCTCACCCAGTGAAATCGATACGAAGCGCTCGTTGGTGCGTCACGCCGAGCAACTTGCTGCGGCCGACGGTCTGAAAGCCGTCGCCGCTCAGGAGGCGCAACGCGCCCTGATGGCGAACGCGGCGGCGCCGCTCGCGGCCACTGTTGCTGCCGACGCTCGACTTGAGGAACTACGGATCAAACAGGCCGCGACGCTCAAAGCGCTGACCCAGGATCGCGCGAACGTGTCGGAAGCGGAGATCGAGGCCGAACAATAA